A window of Rhododendron vialii isolate Sample 1 chromosome 11a, ASM3025357v1 contains these coding sequences:
- the LOC131307125 gene encoding uncharacterized protein LOC131307125 has translation MTLRNKREVETRPEKAKSKEHLAPSDPDDFGEESSQSKEGTPPVTPASPTSVSAGSKVPLYVPKAPFPSCLNALSPFPKRGVSMEDTLEVFKQVKINIPLLDAIKQVPTYAKFLKDLCTQKRKNQTNVSKKVLFTEQVSSIFQLDAPLKMQDPGTPTINIVIGRHAIERALLDLGASVNLIPYSVYEQLGLGELKPTSVTLQLADRSIKVPRGVVEDVLVKVNDFYFSADFIVLDTEPVQTLKKQTPIILGRPFLATTNANIHVRSGEMEVTFGNMTLKLNVYKAAKHPPLEEDCFAVDVVEDLVEEVLPYVLTDDPLAACLAHFGYEEYDIDQSIEEINLLLNNSPPKWTAQFAPPPALSNETAPPSIEAPPKLELKPLPANLKYVFLGIDDTLPVIIASDLSVHRRVNWLRNLSDIRVQ, from the coding sequence ATGACTTTGCGCAATAAGAGAGAGGTCGAAACCCGACCAGAGAAAGCGAAATCGAAGGAGCATTTGGCTCCTTCCGACCCTGATGACTTTGGGGAGGAAAGTTCACAGAGTAAAGAGGGAACCCCTCCAGTCACACCTGCATCACCCACTTCTGTGTCAGCAGGCTCTAAGGTACCACTCTATGTGCCTAAAGCCCCGTTCCCATCATGTTTGAATGCACTATCTCCTTTTCCTAAGAGGGGAGTATCTATGGAGGATACCCTTGAGGTATTCAAGCAAGTGAAAATTAACATCCCACTCCTAGATGCCATCAAACAAGTCCCAACTTATGCAAAATTTCTAAAGGACCTCTGcactcaaaagaggaaaaaccaaaccaatgTGTCTAAAAAGGTCCTTTTCACCGAACAAGTGAGCTCTATTTTTCAATTGGACGCTCCCCTTAAGATGCAAGATCCTGGTACCCCGACTATTAATATAGTCATTGGGAGGCATGCCATAGAACGAGCACTTTTAGACTTAGGGGCTAGTGTCAACTTGATTCCGTACTCGGTGTACGAACAATTGGGGCTTGGGGAGTTGAAGCCCACGTCGGTTACCTTGCAATTAGCTGATAGATCTATTAAGGTGCCACGTGGAGTAGTTGAGGACGTTCTTGTCAAGGTTAATGATTTTTACTTTTCGGCTGATTTTATAGTCCTTGACACAGAACCGGTGCAAACCCTTAAAAAGCAGACTCCGATTATTCTTGGTCGTCCTTTCTTGGCGACCACAAATGCTAATATTCATGTGAGGAGTGGAGAGATGGAGGTGACCTTTGGGAACATGACCCTTAAGCTTAATGTTTATAAGGCCGCAAAACACCCTCCCTTAGAGGAAGACTGCTTCGCAGTCGATGTCGTGGAGGACTTGGTGGAGGAGGTATTGCCTTATGTTTTGACCGATGACCCGTTGGCCGCTTGTTTGGCACACTTTGGGTATGAAGAGTATGATATCGATCAGTCCATCGAGGAGATAAATCTATTACTTAATAATTCACCTCCAAAATGGACAGCGCAGTTTGCACCTCCTCCCGCACTTTCCAACGAGACTGCCCCTCCGTCTATTGAGGCTCCACCGAAACTTGAGTTGAAGCCACTTCCAGCTAATCTCAAGTATGTGTTTCTAGGTATCGATGACACCCTTCCAGTTATTATTGCGTCTGACCTTTCTGTACACAGGAGGGTCAATTGGTTGAGAAACTTAAGCGATATAAGAGTGCAATAA